The sequence below is a genomic window from Montipora capricornis isolate CH-2021 chromosome 14, ASM3666992v2, whole genome shotgun sequence.
TAGAACCATCGGGGCCAGTCTAGACCGGTCAAAACGTGAATTTTCTTAAAACTTCTTTTTTAGGACTGTATTTTGATAAGTACGAAGGTCGGCTTGTGAGAAGACTTCCTTCTGACTCGGAAAAAGCTGCGTCTTCTTCGTCAAGAAACACTCAAATACAAGGAAAAAGATATCAGCTTTTCTCATCCGGCGAACCAAGAActcaagaaagaaaagtatcTGTACAACAGCTACAagcaaaattgaaagaattagaAAAAAAGATAGGTTTGCAAATGTCAGGATGGGATCCTAAACTCCCAGCAATATTTGTTATTACACCGACCTACAGGCGATTCCTGCAGAAAGCGGAGTTAACGCGCACGGCGCAAACTTTGAAACATGTAAAAAATCTGCATTGGATTGTTGTGGAAGACTCTCATGAGAGAACGAACCTTGTAAAACGATTTTTAAGCCGTTGTGGTTTGAATTACACTCATCTGAATGTACGAACTCCTGCTGAAATGAGAAGGAGGAAAAATAAGCCGAGATGGACTAAGTCAAGAGGAGTGGAGCAGAGAAATGTGGGGATCGACTGGCTACGGGAAAATGTTAATCCTAACTTGAATAAGGGAGTGGTATATTTCGCTGATGATGATAACACTTACGATATCAGATTATTTGAAGAGGTAAGTGTTTCCTCGTGCTAAATTGAGCTTTTAGTATGATCATACTTTGTTTATCCTTGTTTTCATCGAATATGGTTTGTAATAATTCCCGGTTATAAGAATTTTATTGTATAAAATACTGGGGGTGGCAAAGAAGGCCGCAAATATTTCCCTCGCTTATTTACCCCGATATTCTCCCAGTTGAGTGACTTAAAAGACCGCAAAAGCCAAATGACCCTGAATGCGAAAGTTATGAGCAGGTCTCACACATGATTGATAATGGTAGAAGACAAGGCATTGGACAAATATCACACTCTCAAAGATAAACCTGTTGGTCACGAGTGTCTGAATCGAAGGGAACTTTCTGCAAGCATTCCTTACACAGCAAATTGCCAAAACGTTCACTTTAAAATAATATTCGTTTTGCTTTCTGAACATTTTTCCTGAAAATGACCAAGAGGGGGTGAAGAGGGACACGAAAACTGGAAACATACTTTTAAGTGATTGGAAACAAGACATTATTCTGAAATGCAAATTTGACCCCGCTATTAGTCGAGTTTCAGGTGACATACGCCAGATGATAGTATATCACCTCGACCGCTTTGTAGTGGTGAGTTCGAGCAAGAAATCTAAAGCGCAAACGACGTACTAATGTTGGTTGCAATGGAATTCAGGGTATGTCCGAGTCACTCGGTGACATCATAATAAAACAAGCTCTTCGTTTATGTCATTCAGATGCGGAGTATAAACACAGTTGGAGTGTGGCCGGTGGCCTTTACAGGCG
It includes:
- the LOC138032921 gene encoding galactosylgalactosylxylosylprotein 3-beta-glucuronosyltransferase 3-like isoform X4 is translated as MMARGAIKYAIFLGILLGIVIITRVLEGVLEIASVKGLYFDKYEGRLVRRLPSDSEKAASSSSRNTQIQGKRYQLFSSGEPRTQERKVSVQQLQAKLKELEKKIGLQMSGWDPKLPAIFVITPTYRRFLQKAELTRTAQTLKHVKNLHWIVVEDSHERTNLVKRFLSRCGLNYTHLNVRTPAEMRRRKNKPRWTKSRGVEQRNVGIDWLRENVNPNLNKGVVYFADDDNTYDIRLFEEMRSINTVGVWPVAFTGAARWAGPICKHGHVVGFHTNWKPFRTFPIDMAAFAINLRRLLVERPEARFDPDIKPGFLETSFLEQITTVEELEPRAGNCLKVYVWHTRTETPIININGEKQLIKRGKPSNPDVET
- the LOC138032921 gene encoding galactosylgalactosylxylosylprotein 3-beta-glucuronosyltransferase 3-like isoform X3 — protein: MRVITCDHKSSLDTESARTFSASNQVIMMARGAIKYAIFLGILLGIVIITRVLEGVLEIASVKGLYFDKYEGRLVRRLPSDSEKAASSSSRNTQIQGKRYQLFSSGEPRTQERKVSVQQLQAKLKELEKKIGLQMSGWDPKLPAIFVITPTYRRFLQKAELTRTAQTLKHVKNLHWIVVEDSHERTNLVKRFLSRCGLNYTHLNVRTPAEMRRRKNKPRWTKSRGVEQRNVGIDWLRENVNPNLNKGVVYFADDDNTYDIRLFEEMRSINTVGVWPVAFTGAARWAGPICKHGHVVGFHTNWKPFRTFPIDMAAFAINLRRLLVERPEARFDPDIKPGFLETSFLEQITTVEELEPRAGNCLKVYVWHTRTETPIININGEKQLIKRGKPSNPDVET
- the LOC138032921 gene encoding galactosylgalactosylxylosylprotein 3-beta-glucuronosyltransferase 3-like isoform X5, producing MARGAIKYAIFLGILLGIVIITRVLEGVLEIASVKGLYFDKYEGRLVRRLPSDSEKAASSSSRNTQIQGKRYQLFSSGEPRTQERKVSVQQLQAKLKELEKKIGLQMSGWDPKLPAIFVITPTYRRFLQKAELTRTAQTLKHVKNLHWIVVEDSHERTNLVKRFLSRCGLNYTHLNVRTPAEMRRRKNKPRWTKSRGVEQRNVGIDWLRENVNPNLNKGVVYFADDDNTYDIRLFEEMRSINTVGVWPVAFTGAARWAGPICKHGHVVGFHTNWKPFRTFPIDMAAFAINLRRLLVERPEARFDPDIKPGFLETSFLEQITTVEELEPRAGNCLKVYVWHTRTETPIININGEKQLIKRGKPSNPDVET